One Pseudomonas syringae CC1557 genomic window, GAGAAAGCAGGCGTCACGGCCTTCATTGATGCAGGCTTTTTGAGCGATTCGCGCAACACTTTCAACGCTCACGACAGGTATCTAAAGCTCGATTGCTGAAGGGCGCCATGTACCTTCGGGAAGCTACTCACTATTGGTGGGACTTTCGGTCCTTAGCCATCTTGGCCGTCAACATTTTTTACGCCTATTTTTGGCGCGCCTCTGTAAGTTCAAGACAAAAATGAGTAGGCCGCCTCCAAATCTCCGTAGGACTGTAAATTTGTCTCGGTGAAAAGCTCGTATCCTGGAATATCTCGGGGCTCAACCATTTCCGTTATCTGGCCTCGCTCTGCTCGGCATAGCAAACTCTCAAGGCTCAACAATAATGTTAAAACGTCAGGGTCGCGCAGCTTATAAAACCCAAGTTTGTCGCGAAGCGTTGTGGCAGCCAATTTCAACGCCTTAGCATTCATATTTATGTTACTCCTAATTATCTATCGTGCCGATTAGCATAGGCGTAGACCATTCACTACGATTAGTTGCTATACTTCAGACCTACTCTAAGCCCCACCGGAATTTTTATGTTAAAACTCTATTACGGCTTTGAGTTTCATAACGACCTACATCAATAAATCTGAACTGATCGTCAATTTAATGCACAAAGTACATTTCACTGCCACTTGCTCACTGAGTTATTTTTGATTTCGCTTTTCACGAAGCATCTTTAGAATCGGAGGTTCGCCCCCCCATAATCTCAATTGAAAATACTGCATATACGTGCTCTAAATCACTATATTTTTGAAGCCCTTTTTCAGTAAAACGATAACGCCCCGGAACTTCTCCCACCTCTAAAGGAGAAAAGATACTTCTCGACTTTGCCAACTCCAGAAGTGGCCTTAAGTCATCATATAGACGTGCAGCTTGAATGTCTTTTTGGGCGTACTCTTTTAATTTATTTTCTAGGTTTTTGCCGCGATTTCAATTTTATCTACATCCATTTTCAGTTTCCTATTGTCCCAATTCTCACAGCTGGAGCCCAGCTTCCACGGTCTGGAACTATGTATTGTATTGCTTCAGAAGAACGCTCAATTACGCCTCCTAGTTCACTCATTGGAGCGATCTCACTAACATAGACCTTAGTAGATTTTAATGGTTTTATTTCATATATACCATACGTTACGCCCTCGCTCTCCAAAGGTAATCCAAAAAAATCGGCTAATGTCTTATCAGACTCAGAGGCTTTCATTAATTCTTTGCGCGTTGTGAAATAAGGTGAATATTCTGGATAGTCACCGCCTTCCACCACGATTTTTACTAATGGCTCATCTATAGTTTTTACAACCGGAAGAGCTTTACCAGATGCTAGTTGCCCCAGCGCTCTGTTATAGAGAGTCTCGCTAGACGCATTGGGCGCTGATCTTGCGAGAGCATCATAATAAGCCTGTCACTCTGGTGTAGCAAGATAAGCATCTATCTCAACTTTTTTAACGCCCAGCATTTTGAATGTAAGAAACTTTTTAATCTGCTGCTCTACTGATATAAATTCTGGATCTTGCTTGGCGTAGTGCTCACGCATGGTCACGGGCTCAACTTTAGCCAACGGTGCCGGCCCATCAACCCGCAACTCAGGCTCAGCCAATAGCCTTCGCTCATTACGCGCCAACCAATTCGCAAACTGCTTGTTCGAAATCTCGGACTGAAGCTTGGCACTGCGTGCTGCGATGCTGTCCATGCTGCCCATCAGGCCTGCCTTGACCTGCCCACGCGTCATATAGGTCACGATGGCCGTAAAGAGCAGCACCACCAGTTGCTCTTGGCCCTTTGCAAATTGACGGGCGGCACGATCAATGCGCTCCTGGATTACGCATGCCGAACCACCGGTAGGATCGAGGCCCTCGGGTTTCAGACCTTCGTCAGCGTGCCAGGCGGTAGCAAAGATTATTATCTTGACAGAAGGATTGAGCATCAAACTTTGAGAACTATCCAATAAATAATTATTTTGGAGGGTCAAATTTCTTCCCTGTCCATACGGCTATAGAGCCTCCAATTATAATTAGCAGCACGGTGGGCGGAGCCATGAGCAGGCAGAGCGCGAGGTAAGGTAAGGATTTTCTACCACAGGTGCATTTTCTATATATAAGCCCATACAGAGGAAGTAGATGCTCCCAGATCCAATAAACTGAAAAAACATCGACCAATAACATGAAGAAAACGAATATTGCCGCCCCCACTCTGAACAGTGTAGGCGACATAGAACGCGCCACTGTCTGAATCATCACCTAACGGGTGGTTCTTGGTATAAGATGCCTGTGGGTAGTTTTACTTTTAGCCCATTAGCTGATTGAGACGCGATATAGCTCACATCCATAATGGCTCGAGCTAGCTCGTAGTCCGTATCTTCAAACTCTTTAGCTCCTAGAGCGCCAAGTGACAAATCATGAAGCCTCGACTTGTCTTTTTCAACGCCTTCGAAAACTGCCTTGACATAGAGGAGCTGATTAATTACCGATGTATACACTGGGAACTGGGGATTACGCGCGCACCGATCCTCAGCAAGTATAAGAGCGTGATTTATATATTCCATTGCAGTATTAAATTTCATAGCTCACCCGAGTCTATCAGTTTGAATAATTCTCGTTGATCCGAGGTCAATTGCCTAGCACCGCCTATAGCATCATAAGGTTCCTTGGGTATAGAAAATTTGTCTAGTATCGGAGCAGCCGTGCTACGAAGCACTGTGACTTTTTCTGTGCTCTGATAAATATTTAAAACTCGTCGCGCCTCATAATTTGTTTTATAAATTAATGAATTAGGATTAATCCCAAGCTCTGTAGGCTTCACATTTGGAGTGAGAGAATACCACATACCCTGCCTTCCTCCTGGAACTTGAAACTGCCATAGCTTCTTGCCTGAGTTGATTGTCTCTAAGGTGACGGGCTTCGTAAAATCTATACCTTCCAAGTACGGCTTGTAGTGCTCTTCAGTAAAACCTCTGGATTCAAAATATCTCGCAGCAATCTCTTTATTTTCTCGGATCGAAATATCCTTTAGTACATCGCCCGTTCGTCCAAATTTTTTATTTAAGTATTCGCGACGTAGCTTTGCCAATTTTTCAGTATCTAGCTCCGGCGGCTCAGGCATGGGTTCCGATTGCGGTTTAGACTTTTCATATGGCCTATCCAAGTCAGGTGATTCTTTTCTAAACTGAGCAGGCCCATCAACCCGCAACTCAGGCTGAGCTAACAACTTCTGCTCATTACGCGCCAGCCAATTCGCAAATTGCTTGTTCGAAATCTCGGACTGAAGCTTGGCACTGCGCGCTGCGATGCTATCCATGCTGCCCATGAGGCCTGCCTTGACCTGTCCACGTGTCATATAGGTCACAATTGCAGTAAAGAGCAGCAGCACGAGCTGCTCTTGGCCCTTTGCAAATTGACGGGCGGCACGATCAATGCGCTCCTGGATTTCGTATGCCGAACCACCGGTAGGGTCGAGACCCTCGGGTTTCAGACCTTCGTCAGCGTGCCAGGCAGTCGCGAAGCCTTCCTGCAAGGTAGAAAGGCACGCAGGCAGACCTTGGTAAAAATATTCAGCGATAGATGAGAGGCCCAGCGCCAGCAGAATCAGATTGCCAACCTGTAGACCGATGCCCGCGCCAGCTGCCGCTACTGGCACAGCGCCGACACCAAAGAAGAACGCCCCGGCAACACCGCCAGCGACTGTCCCGACCGCAACACTGCCGCCCAAAATCATTGCCACTTCTTTGACCAGTTGCAGTAGCACGGGGAGGATCTGTTCGATCTCTATGGAAACCCACTTACGTCTGAGATTTGACTCGATGATGGGATAGGAAAGCCTCATCGCCGCTTTCACCGAGTCAATCCGGTTGCCCCCCATGAATCCGTAAGCTTGAGTCGCGGTGGTATTGACGCGTCGGGTGAAGCCATTCCAGCTGTCATGAGTGCTCTGCAGCCCATCGCTGTAAGCTTGATTCAACGTGTTGAATTTATCATCGAGGTTTCGCTCGATGTCATCCCAGCTTGGAATATTGGCTAAAAGGTCCATTTACAAATCGCAGTCCTTGGATTGAGGAGGCTCGCGTGGCTGGCCCAAAATTGACGCAGCCTGCCCCATGTGCGCGTAGCTTGGTCGAACCTGAGTTCTTGAGTCAGATCTCAAGACAGACTCATTTTTCTCATCTACGAAACAGACCACAACAGTGACAATAAGCCATCATTATAACGAGTTCACGCTTAACGTGACGGAACGTCTGGATATTTACTAACTGAGGGCTCTTTAGTCACTCTGTACTAAAACTCTTCGGCTATGTCGTATCCGACCGAAAATGCGGCGCTGTCACTGTAGTTGAAACGGCGCAACACCCCGGTGTGTCTTCTTTTCTGCTTCCAGGAACTGTAACCGTTTTGACAGATGCATTGGCCGTCTTTATTGGGCCCGAGGCATCTTCATTAGTTTTGGGCGAATGCGTCTGTAGCTTAATTCCTACGGGATTTTTAGAACTTTACGGTTAGTGCGTGTCAGTTGCAGATGTAACAAAAACGCTCTGAGAGGTTGATGCTGCGCACCAGACTCACACCGCGACCTGTCAGCTTTCGCGAATACCGCAGTGCTGGCTCCTCTGCCCCAATAGGTATTTAAAGCATCAGCGTTTGCGGGCGGTTTAGCGTTCGCGACCAGGTTGTCTGATGATGGCAACCCTGAATTGACGCGTGCTTTTTGGAGGTGGTATCTGTCTGTTGCCGTGCCGCAGGTGATCTCTGACTTGCGTTAAAAAGCGCGCATCAACCGAGCTGCAACACCCGGTTGCGCGTGAACGTCCCTGAATCAGCCCTCAACCCGCCCGATCACTGACTTGGCTTCGAAGTAGCCGCCAGGCTCCTTGCCAATCTTCAACTGCCCGGCACACGGCGCCAGAATCGACGTCTCCATCTTCATCGCTTCCATGATCGCGATCACCTGACCTCTCTCTACGGTTGCGCCCTCCTCGACCGCCCACGCGTGCAGATTACCGGCAACCGGCGTCAGCACGGCGTGTGGGTCCGGGGCCTCGGCAGCGGGTTGGCTGGCGTCAGCCGGTGCTGGCGAGTTCAGGCTCATGCCACGCAGCAGCGCAGCAGGCAGCCCCAGCTCATGGCGTTTGCCGTCGATTTCGACGAAGGTGCGCAGCACGCCAGGGTCGGCCGGTGCAGTGTTGCGCGGTGCAATGGTGACCTGTTCGGCGAAGTCGGTTTCGATCCAGCGGGTGTGTACCGCGAAGGTGTCGGCGGCGGTAAAGTCAGCATGGTCCATGACCGCCCTATGGAACGGCAGCACGGTGGCGACGCCTTCCACCTTGAATTCGGCCAGGGCGCGACGGGCGCGGCTGATGGCCTGTTCACGGGTTGCGCCGGTGACGATCAGTTTGGCAATCATCGAATCGAAATTCGGTGATACCCGTGAGCCTTCAGTCACGCCGGTGTCCAGGCGCACGCCCGGCCCGGAGGGTGGCTGGAAGACGTCGATGCTGCCCGGCGTCGGCAGAAAGCCGTTGCCTGCATCTTCGGCATTGATGCGGAATTCAAAGCTGTGGCCGCGTGGCACAGGCGTGCCGTCGAACGACAGCGGCAAGCCGTCGGCCACGCGCAATTGTTCGATGACCAGATCAATGCCGCTGGTTTCTTCAGTGACCGGGTGCTCCACCTGCAAGCGCGTGTTGACCTCCAGAAACGACAGCGTGCCATCGCCACTGAGCAGGAACTCCACGGTTCCGGCACCGACATAACCGGCTTCGGCGCAGACTGCACGGGCTGAGTCGTGGATACGCTGGCGCAAGTCTTCGTTCAGGTAGGGCGCCGGAGCCTCTTCGATCAGCTTCTGGTTGCGACGTTGCAGTGAGCAGTCGCGGGTGCCCACAACGACCACCCGGCCATGACGGTCGGCAATGATCTGCGCTTCGATATGGCGTGGACGGTCCAGAAAGCGCTCGACGAAGCACTCGCCACGGCCAAACGCCGAAACGGCTTCACGCACGGCGGACTCGTAAAGCTCGGCAACTTCATCAAGCTTCCAGGCGACTTTCAGGCCACGACCACCACCGCCGAACGCCGCTTTGATAGCAATCGGCAGGCCGTGCTGTTCGGCAAAGGCGACCACTTCGGAGGCGTCGTTTACCGGGTCTTCAGTACCGGCCACCAGCGGCGCACCGACTTTAAGGGCGATACGTCGGGCCTGAACCTTATCGCCCAGTGCGTCGATGGTCGCAGGATCGGGGCCGATCCAGGTCAGACCGGCGTCGATCACCGCGCGGGCGAATTCGGCGCGCTCCGAGAGGAAGCCATAGCCTGGGTGAACCGCATCGGCACCCGCACGGGCAGCCACCGCCAGCAGTTTCTCGATGTTCAGGTAGGTGTCAGTCGGGCGCTCGCCCTGCAAGCCATATGCTTCATCGGCCTGGCGCACATGCAGCGCATCGATATCAGCATCTGCATACACCGCTACTGAAGCAACGCCATAGTCACGGCAGGCACGGGCAATACGGACGGCAATTTCGCCACGGTTGGCAATCAGAACCTTTTTCATCGGTTATTAGTCTCGTCTGAAGTGGCGGGGCGCACTGGCTCGAAGGCACCCAGCGGGTTGAAGCGAATGCGGGCATTGACCGGAATCTGCCCGGCCTTGTCCAGATGGTAGGTGGCGACAGCGCCGATGACCGGGTAGCCGCCGGTCAGCGGGTGATCGGCCAGAAACAGCACCGGCTGGCCGCTTGGCGGCACCTGAATGGCGCCGACCGTGGTGCCTTCGCTGGGCAGCTCGCCACTGACGGCGCGCTCCAGCGATTGCTCGCCCGCCAGACGGATACCGATCCGGTTCGATTGCGGCGTTACCAACCACGTCTGTTGCGCCAGCAATTGCTGCGCCTCGGCGGTGAACCAGTCGCTGCGCGGGCCCATGACCACATCCAGGGTGATGACCTGATCGGCACGCGGCATGTCGAAGGCCGGTTGCTCAGCCACCGACACCGCCGGGCCGCCGGTCCTGCGCTTGAAGCCCAGCCGGTCACCGGCCGCCAGCGCCGGGGGCCCGACCTGGGCCAGCGTGTCCGTCGACAGGCTGCCGAGCACCTGCTCCTGAACGAAACCACCGCGAACCGCGAGGTAACTGCGCAGCCCGGCAGTCGGTGAACCGACGCTGACCTGATCGCCGGTCTGCAACGAAAAAGGTGCGTAGAGCGACGGCTGTAGCCGTTGACCTTCAGCGGTCAGGACCTCGATCGGTACCTGAGCGCCAGTCACCGCTAGAACGGCTTGCCCCTGACAGGTAAACGTCAGGCCACCCATGAGAATTTCCAGGCAAGCGCTGCCAGGGTCATTGCCGACCGCACGATTGGCAGCGCGCAACGCACCACGGTCCAGCGCGCCAGAGGCAGAAACGCCCTGCCCGGCCTGACCGGGACGGCCCAGGTCCTGAAACAGGGTTTGCAGGCCCGGCGCAATAATGTCCAGATAGTCCTCGGTGAGCGTCGAAGCCTGCTGACGAGCAGGCGCAGCCACCGAGACACGGGTGGCAGGCAGAGGCCCGGCATCAACGAAACGCACGCGATATCCGGGCTGCAGCAAGGCTGGCTCGTCGCGCTGCAAATCCCACATTCTCGATTCGGTGATACCGATGATCTGCCAGCCGCCGGGGCTGGCCTGTGGATAAATCCCGCTGAAACCACCGGCCAGCGCCACCGCCCCCGCCGGAATGCGGGTGCGTGGCGTGCTGCGCCGCGGGACCACGAAACCGGCACCGCCGCTCAGGTACGCAAAGCCCGGCGCGAAGCCGCAGAACGCAACGTTGTAGTCACTGCCGGTATGACGTTTGATCACCTCTTCGACGCTGATATCCAGCTCGCGGGCGACGTCGGCCAGGTCTTCGCCGTTGTAGTGGACCGGAATTTCGATCAGCTTGCCGGGCTCGCGTGCCTGACCGCGAATATCGCGTGACGCTATCTGCGTTGCCAAGGCGTCGAAGTCAATCGCTGCGGGGCGAAAATGCACCAGCAGGGTCCGCGCAGCCGGAACGATTTCTTCAACGCCTGCGATGGGCGTCTGCTGTAGCGATTCG contains:
- a CDS encoding immunity protein Tsi6 family protein is translated as MKFNTAMEYINHALILAEDRCARNPQFPVYTSVINQLLYVKAVFEGVEKDKSRLHDLSLGALGAKEFEDTDYELARAIMDVSYIASQSANGLKVKLPTGILYQEPPVR
- a CDS encoding polymorphic toxin type 46 domain-containing protein, with amino-acid sequence MDLLANIPSWDDIERNLDDKFNTLNQAYSDGLQSTHDSWNGFTRRVNTTATQAYGFMGGNRIDSVKAAMRLSYPIIESNLRRKWVSIEIEQILPVLLQLVKEVAMILGGSVAVGTVAGGVAGAFFFGVGAVPVAAAGAGIGLQVGNLILLALGLSSIAEYFYQGLPACLSTLQEGFATAWHADEGLKPEGLDPTGGSAYEIQERIDRAARQFAKGQEQLVLLLFTAIVTYMTRGQVKAGLMGSMDSIAARSAKLQSEISNKQFANWLARNEQKLLAQPELRVDGPAQFRKESPDLDRPYEKSKPQSEPMPEPPELDTEKLAKLRREYLNKKFGRTGDVLKDISIRENKEIAARYFESRGFTEEHYKPYLEGIDFTKPVTLETINSGKKLWQFQVPGGRQGMWYSLTPNVKPTELGINPNSLIYKTNYEARRVLNIYQSTEKVTVLRSTAAPILDKFSIPKEPYDAIGGARQLTSDQRELFKLIDSGEL
- a CDS encoding acetyl/propionyl/methylcrotonyl-CoA carboxylase subunit alpha; its protein translation is MKKVLIANRGEIAVRIARACRDYGVASVAVYADADIDALHVRQADEAYGLQGERPTDTYLNIEKLLAVAARAGADAVHPGYGFLSERAEFARAVIDAGLTWIGPDPATIDALGDKVQARRIALKVGAPLVAGTEDPVNDASEVVAFAEQHGLPIAIKAAFGGGGRGLKVAWKLDEVAELYESAVREAVSAFGRGECFVERFLDRPRHIEAQIIADRHGRVVVVGTRDCSLQRRNQKLIEEAPAPYLNEDLRQRIHDSARAVCAEAGYVGAGTVEFLLSGDGTLSFLEVNTRLQVEHPVTEETSGIDLVIEQLRVADGLPLSFDGTPVPRGHSFEFRINAEDAGNGFLPTPGSIDVFQPPSGPGVRLDTGVTEGSRVSPNFDSMIAKLIVTGATREQAISRARRALAEFKVEGVATVLPFHRAVMDHADFTAADTFAVHTRWIETDFAEQVTIAPRNTAPADPGVLRTFVEIDGKRHELGLPAALLRGMSLNSPAPADASQPAAEAPDPHAVLTPVAGNLHAWAVEEGATVERGQVIAIMEAMKMETSILAPCAGQLKIGKEPGGYFEAKSVIGRVEG
- a CDS encoding 5-oxoprolinase/urea amidolyase family protein, coding for MRFYPANLDALLVELSNLDETLALFESLQQTPIAGVEEIVPAARTLLVHFRPAAIDFDALATQIASRDIRGQAREPGKLIEIPVHYNGEDLADVARELDISVEEVIKRHTGSDYNVAFCGFAPGFAYLSGGAGFVVPRRSTPRTRIPAGAVALAGGFSGIYPQASPGGWQIIGITESRMWDLQRDEPALLQPGYRVRFVDAGPLPATRVSVAAPARQQASTLTEDYLDIIAPGLQTLFQDLGRPGQAGQGVSASGALDRGALRAANRAVGNDPGSACLEILMGGLTFTCQGQAVLAVTGAQVPIEVLTAEGQRLQPSLYAPFSLQTGDQVSVGSPTAGLRSYLAVRGGFVQEQVLGSLSTDTLAQVGPPALAAGDRLGFKRRTGGPAVSVAEQPAFDMPRADQVITLDVVMGPRSDWFTAEAQQLLAQQTWLVTPQSNRIGIRLAGEQSLERAVSGELPSEGTTVGAIQVPPSGQPVLFLADHPLTGGYPVIGAVATYHLDKAGQIPVNARIRFNPLGAFEPVRPATSDETNNR